From Anomalospiza imberbis isolate Cuckoo-Finch-1a 21T00152 chromosome 6, ASM3175350v1, whole genome shotgun sequence, one genomic window encodes:
- the ARF6 gene encoding ADP-ribosylation factor 6, whose translation MGKVLSKIFGNKEMRILMLGLDAAGKTTILYKLKLGQSVTTIPTVGFNVETVTYKNVKFNVWDVGGQDKIRPLWRHYYTGTQGLIFVVDCADRDRIDEARQELHRIINDREMRDAIILIFANKQDLPDAMKPHEIQEKLGLTRIRDRNWYVQPSCATTGDGLYEGLTWLTSNYKS comes from the coding sequence ATGGGCAAGGTGCTGTCCAAGATCTTCGGGAACAAGGAGATGCGGATCCTGATGCTGGGGCTGGACGCGGCCGGCAAGACCACGATCCTGTACAAGCTGAAGCTGGGCCAGTCGGTGACCACGATCCCCACCGTGGGCTTCAACGTGGAGACCGTCACCTACAAGAACGTCAAGTTCAACGTGTGGGACGTGGGCGGCCAGGACAAGATCCGGCCCCTGTGGCGGCACTACTACACGGGCACGCAGGGGCTCATCTTCGTGGTGGACTGCGCCGACCGCGACCGCATCGACGAGGCGCGGCAGGAGCTGCACCGCATCATCAACGACCGGGAGATGCGGGACGCCATCATCCTCATCTTCGCCAACAAGCAGGACCTGCCCGACGCCATGAAACCCCACGAGATCCAGGAGAAACTGGGCCTGACCCGGATCAGGGATAGGAATTGGTATGTGCAGCCCTCCTGTGCCACGACGGGGGATGGACTCTACGAAGGGCTGACGTGGTTAACGTCCAATTATAAATCCTAA